One genomic region from Leguminivora glycinivorella isolate SPB_JAAS2020 chromosome 8, LegGlyc_1.1, whole genome shotgun sequence encodes:
- the LOC125229188 gene encoding uncharacterized protein LOC125229188: MASTKKNRAITARAYPISDDKNQGGNENARASPQSDETVTREMRRQPKMRFASWNVGSMTGRSAELSEVLHRRRINICCIQETKWKGSKARNIGHDYKLIYHGNGPQNGVGIVVDINFQDRIVDVTRVSDRIIAIKFALDDQTCMNIISVYAPQVGCTTRDKQIFWEELNDLIQSIPPNESKYIGGDLNGHVGQHPALYQRVHGGYGVGQMNAEGESIMQFAVTHDLAIINTFFAKPPKHLITYKSGGQVPK; the protein is encoded by the coding sequence ATGGCAAGTACAAAAAAGAATAGAGCGATAACTGCTAGGGCGTACCCCATAAGCGACGACAAGAATCAAGGAGGCAACGAAAATGCTAGGGCGTCCCCCCAAAGCGACGAAACCGTCACTAGAGAAATGAGACGACAGCCTAAAATGCGGTTCGCCAGCTGGAACGTGGGCTCTATGACGGGACGCAGCGCTGAACTGAGCGAAGTTTTACACCGCAGACGCATCAACATTTGTTGCATCCAGGAAACGAAGTGGAAGGGGTCTAAAGCTCGTAACATAGGCCACGACTACAAACTCATCTACCACGGCAACGGACCCCAGAACGGGGTAGGGATTGTGGTCGACATAAACTTCCAAGATCGTATAGTGGATGTCACACGGGTTAGCGATCGCATAATCGCGATAAAGTTTGCTTTAGATGATCAAACTTGTATGAACATCATAAGCGTATATGCGCCGCAGGTTGGATGCACCACGCGcgataaacaaatattttgggAAGAATTAAACGATCTGATACAGTCAATACCCCCGAACGAATCCAAATACATCGGAGGAGACCTGAACGGCCACGTTGGACAACACCCTGCCTTATACCAAAGGGTCCATGGTGGCTACGGGGTTGGCCAGATGAATGCAGAAGGAGAGAGTATAATGCAATTTGCAGTAACGCACGACCTTGCAATTATAAACACCTTTTTTGCAAAGCCACCGAAACACCTCATAACATATAAAAGTGGAGGGCAAGTACCCAAATAG